One genomic segment of Primulina tabacum isolate GXHZ01 chromosome 9, ASM2559414v2, whole genome shotgun sequence includes these proteins:
- the LOC142555730 gene encoding adenine phosphoribosyltransferase 4-like: protein MLQGTMSALKAYDPRISAIQSTIRVVPNFPKPGIMFQDITTLLLDRKSFKDTVDLFVERYKSKNISVVAGIEARGFIFGPPIALAIGAKFVPLRKPKKLPGKVFRQEYDLEYGSDCLEMHVGAVESGELAIVVDDLIATGGTLCAAMNLLERAGAEVLECACVIEIPGLQGRERLNGKPVYVLVESQ, encoded by the exons ATGTTGCAGGGCACAATGTCAGCTCTCAAAGCCTATGATCCACGCATTTCTGCCATTCAATCAACAATCCGCGTTGTACCCAACTTCCCGAAGCCAG GGATAATGTTTCAGGATATTACTACACTTTTGCTCGACCGGAAGTCCTTCAAAGACACTGTTGATTTGTTCGTTGAGCGCTATAAAAGCAAGAACATTTCTGTCGTTGCTG GGATCGAGGCACGTGGATTTATATTTGGTCCTCCTATTGCATTAGCAATTGGAGCAAAGTTTGTACCGTTGAGAAAGCCGAAGAAACTGCCAG GTAAAGTATTCAGGCAAGAGTACGACTTGGAATATGGAAGCGATTGTCTTGAGATGCATGTTGGAGCAGTGGAGTCCGGTGAGCTTGCCATTGTAGTCGATGATCTAATTGCAACAGGTGGCACACTTTGTGCGGCCATGAACTTATTAG AGCGTGCCGGGGCTGAAGTGCTCGAATGTGCCTGTGTCATTGAGATACCAGGTCTCCAG GGACGGGAGCGGTTAAATGGCAAGCCGGTTTATGTTCTCGTGGAGTCACAATAG
- the LOC142556682 gene encoding uncharacterized protein LOC142556682: protein MATKWMKSLHCKSKALDDVVHHRRPSIKTHPHLLSNSSSCKNSVQNLRDIVEITKQSKSKKIKPKKTPPQTPQPRRPVVRSPESCLHPPDRTRPSSTESSFFPSLTELPEGHASRNVVEIIFHTSWGEKHFSGRVEMVFKIHNLTRTVSRFEEYREVVKCRASCSAVGGDGGEDHARSVADGNEVMRFYCLGATAPGGTCVGGSDIWAFHGGKGAAAVCTFPGSGEAHESAGGGKGRRAMLVCRVIAGRIRKQQDYGSLIDGEIRFDSVSGETGELLVFDSRALLPCFLIIYKL from the coding sequence ATGGCCACTAAATGGATGAAATCTTTGCATTGCAAATCGAAAGCATTAGACGACGTTGTACACCACCGCCGTCCAAGCATCAAAACCCATCCCCATTTGTTGTCCAACTCTTCCAGTTGCAAAAACAGCGTTCAGAATCTCAGAGACATTGTAGAAATCACCAAACAATCCAAATCCAAAAAGATAAAGCCAAAGAAAACACCACCCCAAACACCGCAACCGAGAAGGCCCGTCGTCAGAAGCCCCGAATCCTGTTTACATCCCCCTGACAGGACCCGTCCCAGCAGCACCGAATCATCATTTTTCCCTTCTCTCACCGAGCTACCCGAAGGCCACGCCTCGCGTAATGTGGTGGAGATAATATTCCACACCAGCTGGGGTGAGAAGCATTTCTCCGGTAGGGTAGAAATGGTGTTCAAGATCCACAATTTGACACGTACCGTATCCCGGTTCGAGGAATACAGAGAGGTGGTGAAATGCAGGGCCAGCTGCAGCGCCGTGGGCGGCGACGGGGGTGAGGACCACGCGCGGTCAGTAGCCGATGGGAATGAGGTGATGAGATTTTACTGTCTGGGCGCCACCGCTCCAGGCGGCACGTGCGTGGGCGGAAGCGACATATGGGCTTTCCACGGCGGCAAAGGGGCTGCAGCTGTTTGTACATTTCCTGGTAGCGGAGAGGCTCATGAGAGCGCGGGAGGTGGAAAGGGAAGGCGAGCCATGCTTGTTTGCCGGGTCATAGCGGGTCGGATCCGCAAGCAACAGGATTATGGGTCGTTGATCGACGgggaaatcagatttgattcGGTAAGTGGTGAAACCGGTGAGTTACTTGTATTTGATTCACGCGCTTTGTTACCCTGCTTTCTTATCATCTACAAATTGTAA